A single window of Granulibacter bethesdensis DNA harbors:
- the rpoZ gene encoding DNA-directed RNA polymerase subunit omega yields MARVTVEDCVEKVPNRFELVLLAAHRARCISRGEELTIDRDNDKNPVVALREIADETVTTTGLHQDLMKSLSRAPEPEPADEEVLDLIPTEQNIFGLQDVSAEEEAHSGAVDLSSDEMEAAIEAELGGRRR; encoded by the coding sequence ATGGCGCGCGTCACCGTTGAAGATTGCGTCGAAAAGGTGCCCAATCGGTTCGAGCTGGTTCTGCTGGCCGCGCATCGTGCCCGCTGCATCAGCCGCGGCGAGGAACTGACCATTGATCGGGACAACGATAAGAACCCGGTGGTCGCACTGCGTGAAATTGCTGATGAGACGGTGACCACTACTGGATTGCATCAGGATCTGATGAAGTCACTTTCCCGCGCACCTGAGCCGGAACCCGCGGATGAAGAAGTGCTAGACCTGATCCCAACCGAGCAAAATATCTTTGGCCTGCAGGATGTTTCTGCCGAGGAAGAAGCTCATTCCGGTGCGGTCGATCTCTCATCCGATGAGATGGAAGCTGCGATTGAGGCCGAACTTGGCGGTCGTCGTCGCTGA
- the acpS gene encoding holo-ACP synthase: MIIGIGSDICDIRRIETVLERHGERFLSRVFTTAERAKAERRNGRMRMGTYAKRFAAKEACAKALGTGFAGGVFMSDLAVVNLSSGQPTLRLTGGAAARLSAITPSGMGAQVLLTMTDEYPYAYAQVVISAVPLPTSLTGGRGLP; encoded by the coding sequence ATGATCATCGGCATTGGCTCGGATATCTGTGACATCCGACGCATCGAAACAGTGCTGGAGCGCCATGGCGAGCGGTTTCTGAGCAGGGTTTTTACCACGGCAGAGAGGGCCAAGGCCGAACGCCGTAATGGCCGCATGCGCATGGGAACCTATGCCAAGCGTTTCGCGGCCAAGGAAGCCTGCGCCAAGGCACTTGGCACCGGTTTTGCCGGGGGCGTGTTCATGTCTGATCTTGCGGTCGTCAACCTGTCTTCCGGCCAGCCGACACTGCGTCTGACAGGCGGGGCGGCGGCAAGGCTGAGTGCTATTACCCCGTCCGGTATGGGGGCGCAGGTCCTGCTGACGATGACGGATGAATACCCGTACGCCTATGCGCAGGTGGTGATTTCGGCTGTGCCTCTTCCGACCTCTCTCACGGGTGGCCGGGGGCTGCCTTGA
- a CDS encoding bifunctional (p)ppGpp synthetase/guanosine-3',5'-bis(diphosphate) 3'-pyrophosphohydrolase, whose amino-acid sequence MTQSMGAGFFSRLTRLPDGVAGEVGQPARPRIVRQFELTEKVLSYAPNADTDLIDAAYVLAMRAHGQQVRDNGDPYITHPLAVADILAGYRLDVGSIITGLLHDTIEDTQLSLAQIEERFGAEIAGLVDGVTKLTRLELQSDRTKQAENFRKLVLAMSKDIRVLLVKLADRLHNMRTLHFVRSDARRQRISRETMEIYAPLADRIGMEEVKTELQTLAFAQLETEAYDTIMARLNFLRGRGADVIEEVKAELRRVCEDHGVTVIEVTGREKSPFSIWEKMQRRSVAFEQLSDIMAFRIVVPTRADCYAALGAVHATYPVIAGRFKDYISTPKANGYQSLHTGVTLREPRNQKIEVQIRTRDMDDVADNGVAAHWAYKDGQEMLPSEVQRFRWVQDLLEILDNSAAPDEFLENTKLELYQDQVFCFTPKGQLIQLPRGATPVDFAYAVHSQIGDTCVGARVNGRLLPLRHELQNGDQVEILTARGGTPSPQWERFCVTGKARARIRRYVHQQQKQLHVDEGRAMLAKAFRQEGLDGSEKVLDTALKTLKQPTLEDLYIAVGNGNIGPKEVVHAAYPELRPAARAPRMLHGLPPRPSSRPAGRAESGMAITGLVSGMAVHYAGCCHPLPGDRIVGIVATGKGVTIHTRDCPTLESFASTPERFIDVDWDSAMMERSNEGKRGDLYTGRISVIASNEGNALANITNAIAKQDGAVMNLKIVNRQQDFFEILIDVNVRDVRHLSHVIAGLRAASSITQVERARS is encoded by the coding sequence ATGACGCAGAGCATGGGAGCCGGCTTTTTCAGCCGCCTGACGCGCCTTCCTGACGGCGTGGCGGGTGAGGTGGGGCAGCCGGCCCGTCCCCGTATCGTGCGGCAGTTCGAGCTGACCGAAAAAGTCCTCAGTTATGCCCCCAATGCTGATACGGATCTGATCGACGCCGCCTATGTGCTCGCGATGCGCGCGCATGGGCAGCAGGTACGCGACAATGGCGATCCCTATATCACGCATCCGCTGGCAGTGGCCGATATTCTGGCCGGATATCGGTTGGATGTCGGCAGCATCATCACTGGCCTGCTGCATGACACGATTGAGGATACACAGCTAAGCCTTGCCCAGATCGAGGAGCGTTTCGGGGCTGAAATCGCCGGTCTGGTCGATGGCGTGACCAAGCTGACCCGGTTGGAACTCCAGTCCGATCGCACCAAGCAGGCGGAAAATTTCCGTAAGCTCGTTCTGGCCATGAGTAAGGATATCCGCGTGCTGCTGGTCAAGCTCGCGGACCGGCTGCACAATATGCGGACCCTGCATTTCGTGCGCTCCGACGCGCGCCGCCAGCGTATCAGCCGCGAGACAATGGAAATCTATGCCCCTCTCGCCGACCGCATCGGTATGGAGGAGGTGAAGACCGAGCTTCAGACTCTGGCCTTCGCACAGCTTGAGACCGAAGCTTACGACACCATCATGGCGCGGCTGAACTTCCTGCGTGGCCGTGGGGCCGATGTGATCGAGGAAGTGAAGGCCGAGCTTCGCCGTGTGTGCGAGGATCATGGCGTCACGGTGATCGAGGTCACGGGACGGGAAAAATCCCCGTTCTCGATCTGGGAAAAAATGCAGCGCCGCAGTGTGGCGTTTGAGCAGTTATCCGACATCATGGCGTTCCGCATCGTTGTGCCGACGCGGGCGGATTGTTATGCCGCGCTGGGGGCGGTGCACGCGACCTATCCGGTGATTGCCGGACGGTTCAAGGATTATATCTCCACCCCCAAGGCAAACGGCTATCAAAGCCTGCACACCGGCGTCACCCTGCGGGAGCCGCGCAACCAGAAGATCGAGGTGCAGATACGCACCCGCGATATGGATGACGTCGCGGATAACGGCGTGGCCGCGCACTGGGCCTATAAAGACGGGCAGGAGATGCTGCCCAGCGAAGTGCAGCGTTTCCGCTGGGTGCAGGATCTGCTCGAAATTCTTGATAATTCCGCAGCTCCTGATGAGTTTCTCGAGAATACTAAGCTCGAATTATATCAGGATCAGGTTTTCTGCTTTACCCCGAAAGGCCAATTGATCCAGTTGCCACGCGGGGCGACCCCGGTCGATTTTGCCTATGCTGTGCATAGTCAGATTGGTGATACCTGCGTAGGCGCGCGCGTGAATGGCCGTTTGCTGCCGCTGCGGCACGAATTGCAGAATGGTGATCAGGTCGAAATTCTGACGGCCCGTGGCGGCACCCCCAGCCCGCAATGGGAACGCTTCTGCGTCACCGGCAAGGCACGGGCGCGCATCCGTCGCTATGTGCATCAGCAACAGAAGCAACTGCATGTGGATGAAGGCCGTGCCATGTTGGCTAAGGCCTTCCGGCAGGAAGGGTTGGATGGTAGCGAGAAGGTGCTTGATACAGCCCTGAAAACGCTGAAGCAGCCTACTCTGGAAGACCTGTATATCGCTGTCGGTAACGGCAATATCGGGCCGAAGGAGGTGGTGCATGCCGCCTATCCGGAATTGCGGCCCGCTGCGCGTGCGCCGCGTATGTTGCATGGCCTGCCGCCGCGTCCGTCCTCCCGTCCGGCTGGTCGTGCAGAGAGCGGTATGGCTATTACCGGCCTGGTCTCCGGGATGGCGGTTCATTATGCCGGATGCTGCCATCCTCTGCCGGGGGATCGCATTGTCGGCATCGTCGCCACCGGCAAGGGTGTGACCATCCATACGCGGGACTGCCCGACGCTGGAAAGTTTTGCGTCCACGCCTGAGCGTTTCATTGATGTGGACTGGGACAGTGCCATGATGGAACGTAGCAATGAGGGCAAGCGCGGAGATCTTTATACGGGACGCATCAGTGTGATCGCCTCCAATGAGGGAAATGCTCTGGCCAATATCACCAACGCCATCGCCAAGCAGGACGGGGCGGTAATGAATTTAAAAATCGTTAATCGACAGCAGGATTTTTTTGAAATTCTGATTGATGTGAATGTGCGTGATGTACGCCATCTTTCTCATGTGATTGCGGGTCTGCGTGCTGCGTCGAGCATCACACAGGTCGAGCGTGCACGGAGTTGA